The Brassica napus cultivar Da-Ae chromosome C1, Da-Ae, whole genome shotgun sequence DNA segment TGAGACTGAGCCAAGCTGACAAAGAATTTGCGAAGTGGATACTAGAAGTTGGTAATGGAACAGCGCCAACTGTGGCAACAGAGGGTAGATGTGAAGAGGAAGGTGACCAGGTTATAATACGAGATGAATTCATGCTTCCAAGCTCTGGTCTTCCGCATCAGACAATCTCAGATGCTGCTTACCCCAACTTCGTTAATAACTACTTAAACAGAACCTACTTAACAGAGAGAGTTATCCTAGCACCAACAAATGCCAGTGCCCACGAGATCAACTCCTACCTTCTATCTAAGGTTCCATCCGCAGAGAAAGAGTATCTAAGTTCTGATAGTGTTGCTTTTGAGAGCACACCAGAGGAGGACTGGACAAATAATTACACTCAAGAATACTTAAACTCGCTGGAGTTTCAAGGTTTGCCAACCCATAAACTATGTCTGAAAGTTGGGGCTCCTGTGATGATGTTACACAATCTCGACCAGTATAATGGGCTATGCAATGGAACACGGATGGTTATTTCACGACTGGGACACAGAGTTCTAGAAGCTGAGCTTTTAACAGGGACTCATGTTGGAGATAGAGTTTTGATCGCAAGGATACAGTTGTCCTCAACAGACAGTATAAATCCTTTTACTTTCCGCAGAAGGCAATACCCAATCAGGCTGTGTTATGCGATGAATATAAATAAGAGTCAAGGACAGAGTCTAAAACAAGTTGCACTCTACCTTCCAAGACCAGTATTTAGTCATGGCCAGTTGTACGTTGCGCTCTCACGAGTCACGACTCCAGATGGATTGAAGATACTTGATGACAGTGACAACACGACAAGAAAAGACGTTGTTACTAATATTGTCTACTGAGAAATATTCACTAATCTCAGAACAAGTGAGTCACTTAAGACCCAATCTTAATAAATATACTTCTACGTCAAAACATTATGTACCATCCTGATCTTGGCTTCATTCGTTGCAGGAACAGCGTAGGATGCCGTCCAGTTCTTACTACAAACGAAGACAGGAACTGACAGTATTCATAAGATGGTGATCCAATATTGAAACTACATTGATTTCCAAATTTACGGTCAGTTTGTTTAGTTACATACTCGAGCGTTCAAAAAACAGGTGTTTCAACTTAATTCTAAATGACGTGGAATCAGAGGCGGCCCTGGACAGAAGTGGAAGAAGCTGGTGCTTCCGGCCTCTactaaatctatactattaaagcaggatcctattgtcataattaccttagggacatgtttccttcactaacattgcatgtttcattaagggcaattaagtaatattaataacaaatctatattgggtcattatttttggatccagcccaaatcaaatctctcttgggccatttgggcctattaaaaaatcagattcaattctcactttttttttcctttggaccattgagtccaagttcaaataattttttttcaactattcttaattattatttttttcttttcttaatataatttaagcattcataaaaataattgaatttttttattgaaaagtataaatctttattaaaagtatataattttttaattaaaatattaaccccataataaaattaatttatcagagttataccaacttaattcattaaaaaataaagtttaatttttttaacataaatagtcatttaaaatgaaatacgataaataaagataaaatttttaagtcttttataaaataaaacacaaatatatgaaaatgtgacatttactaaatatttgtcaattaaaaaaaaaaaacaaaaataaacccgcgctttgaaagcgcgggtcaaaatctagttatcaATTATATCGGCcacataaatacatatattcttCAATAGCTCAAGCGGTAAAGCAGAGTATTAATGCAGAGGAGGTGGAGAGTTCCACTCCTCgtatatcaatttttaaaaaaaattcattttt contains these protein-coding regions:
- the LOC106448133 gene encoding ATP-dependent DNA helicase PIF1-like, with protein sequence MNEDQKDIYSSVLDSVNNKAGQLFFVYGAGGTGKTVLYKTIIVKLRSVGKVVIPVASAGIAALLLLGGRTAHSRFKLPLTLTETTMCEIKYGSMLANLISKTDLIIWDEAPMAHRQTFETLDRTLRDLQAMEDPAAADKPFGGKTVLLGGDFRQILPVITQGSRHDTVKSSFSKSYLWPFAQIRTLTINMRLSQADKEFAKWILEVGNGTAPTVATEGRCEEEGDQVIIRDEFMLPSSGLPHQTISDAAYPNFVNNYLNRTYLTERVILAPTNASAHEINSYLLSKVPSAEKEYLSSDSVAFESTPEEDWTNNYTQEYLNSLEFQGLPTHKLCLKVGAPVMMLHNLDQYNGLCNGTRMVISRLGHRVLEAELLTGTHVGDRVLIARIQLSSTDSINPFTFRRRQYPIRLCYAMNINKSQGQSLKQVALYLPRPVFSHGQLYVALSRVTTPDGLKILDDSDNTTRKDVVTNIVY